The genomic region tctggtcCTGGAAAGTGGTTATGACATTTCTGTCTATAGGGGGGTCAGAAACCtctttggaacgacatgagtaattaatgacagaaatgtcatttttgggtgaactaaccctttaagtaccgagtaatattaaaggtgctaaagaggatttttcgtcgactgagaaaccaaagactgttactgagtttttgaaatgagcgcatgagtaagaacaaccccccccccccccctcctttcgagggaacgcctcccaaaactcgtgcacgagtattggaacacgagtgtttaccaccggcattcgctgtgtcgtgttagtggattcattatgtcggactcaccgcaggtaactcataatctgcagttgttactcctgtctcctgacaaaaacattgcatgcggcgcctgtggagtgtggaaagttactggagcgcgcagctcgtctctcacaaggaacgtcacggcagtgattgacaagccagagggccaatcgtttacgtgatgatcgcgtaaacgattggctgatgtttttaaggccccacctcgtgcacagatgatgtttattaatattattcctttcaccTAATAaatttatcagttagtaaagacagtttgaagtaatattgcaaaaatgtataaaacaaaacatcctctttagcacctttaagtaactacatgtacttactatagggttaggattagggtttgatttggtttagggttagttgcatgtaattatgcataatttatagttattactatagtaactacatgtaacatatgtaacaatgacactgtaaaataaagtgttaccaacctTTGAAAgtgaatatactgtatatagttGAGTGAGTACAATATAACTTCACATCAAGACGGACCAAATGAGTTACAGTAATGTACAACTCTGTACAACATAATATCGTACAACATAACAGAATGGCACTTCAGAGCAACCATGAACAAATGTTCTGTGCTAGTGAGGCAGCTTGGACGTGATGGCGACTGACCCATATTCCTGGCCGGAGTACGGTTTTGACAGTCACCATAGCAGCCTGGTCTTTAAGTACATACATATGTGAGCTAGCAATGGGCACTTGGTCGTTGCACACATGGGACATCTTGTATGGCGCACTCACCGACATGAGGTAAAGAATCAGACAATTGTGCACGTGGTCCCTTTGAAACCAAAGACAAATGTTCAGGTTTTGCGAGACGGTGGTCTTGGGAGGAAACAGCCTATGTGACGCTGCTTTCGTCAACGTTACCCTCACAGACTTCCTCTACACCCCCACTACGATTACCACCAATGCCAAGAAAGCCAGATCCAAGGCTGTGCGGCCCACTTTGAGAACTGATTCCTAGAAGAGACCCTGGTGCTCCCATGCTGAGACACGAGACGCCATTGCTGCTAATGGAATGTTGCGGAGACAAAACGGGAATCCCGCTCCTGGTGCCAACGCTACCTTGATTAGACTCGCTGGCCGATGAGAGCTTCAGATGATGTGGCGGAGAGATGACCGATCTTTCAGATCCCGCTCTTCCGTCACCCTTGCTGCGTCTCTCGCAATGCGAGCGATGCCTCATGAAGCTGTCACGCCACATGAACTTCTTCCCGCAGCCGTGGCAGTCGTAGGGTTTCAGACCGGTGTGGGTCTTCATGTGCTCTGTGAGGTGATGCTTCATCTTGAACTTCTTGGCGCAGACGGGGCAGTGGAAGGGCCGCAAGTCCAGGTGCATGTTGATGTGGCGGTCCCGCATGCTCTTGTGTGTGAATGTCTTCCCGCAATGACACATGAAGACCTTGCCTGAATTGCCAGCCATGCCACCGTCTAATCCCTCCATGCCGCTACCCAGTGCACCTTGGCTGGGTAAGTGGACCGCTCCATGTTCGAGGCTCCCTTTTAGAGACACCCCGGACACACCTCCTGCAAGCCCTATTGGAGATGTTGACTCCAGGGCGGCTTGATTGTACAGAAGAATCTGGTTTCCTTGCATATCCAGAGGGAAGAGCTGAGCTCTGGCTGCCGTTGACTGAACCGAGCCGAGCAGGGCGGATACGGCCCTGTTGGGGCATTGACCGGGATTCTCAGGAGGGTGTTGAGAGGATGTCTGGTCAATCAAACCCCTCTCAAACTTGAGGTAGTCTTCCGAGGACTGGCAATAGTCAACCTACAGGAAAATAGACATTTGAGTAATGGAGAAAGTTAAGTTGTTGAACTAATCCAGAGGTCTTCAACCCTGTTCCTGGGgacccactgtcctgcaaaATTTATTCCCAACCTGCTTCAGCACACCTGCCTGTGATTTTCAAGcaatcctgaagagcttgattagctggttcaggtgtctATGATTAGGGTTGGAGTTACTCGGCAGGACACTGAGtccccaggagcagggttgaagaCCCCTGACCTAATCTACCTAAAAAGCTGTCCACTATTTTTGCATCTCCTATTCTAATCTAATTATATCTATGGGTATACTACAATCTCAAATCTTCAAAAAGAATAGGATCTTGCGCACTTTTCTATTCCAAGATACAAAAAGATCCTTtcaaatagagtaaaaaaactCAAATATATGCAAATACGCGTAACCTTTACTCTATTtgattatatgtgtgtgtgaactcgtgaaattctccaaatactttttgggaTCACTATATGAGTGTATTGGTCTTGTTGCATGTAGTTGGGTAATATGTCACCAAAAAAATTCAATCTCAATCTTTCAAATTTTTGACAATATTGTATATGTTTTGGTATTTAAATGAGGGTcagaaaaatcataatttggactaaaccaaaCATTGACATATATTTCAGGCAGTCTTGGCTGCTCGGctctaatggttagagagtcaaaCTAACCCAAAGGTTGCgggtttgattctcaatacCAGCAGGAAATGACTGCGGTggccttgagcaaggcacctaacccccaaacGCTCCCCAGGCaccacagcaaaaaatggctgcccactgctcttaATGTTTGTGCACTTActtgatgggttaaatgcagaggataAATTCTaatgggttaccatacttggctttcacatgtcactttcacttCATTTTTCTGCACACCTGTGTTGCTTAGATGTAGCAATTTAGTACGGGTTATGCTATTTAGTATAGCACCTCCTGCCATCTTAaaagattagtccactttcaaataaaaatttcctgataatttactcactcccatgtcatccaagatgtccatgtccttatTTCtccagtcgaaaagaaattaaggtttttgatgaaagcattccaggattattctctttatagtggactccaaacggttgaaggtcaaaattagtttcagtgcagcttcaaagggctttaaacgataccagacaaggaataagggtcttatctagagaaacgattggtcattttcttaaaaaaaatatggaaggCGGAATGGCGAAGCACttgcaaggtgatcatttgtgtttataaagcatatagaccttatgtagccccgccccttttcagcgctgcgctcgttgtcttttgacttccggcttgtatttccacagcgatcttatgtatttatgaatgaactgctcattttaaaatcttcccgttctactgacatttgttaagacacccgctttaaacattacaatgctcatgataacttttgttaactctacaacaggtaaatccacttcaccagctaattattcttcaacagtgatgccatagaaatatacagggCTACCGCgaaaacggaagttcaaagactATTCTAAAGATGGCAGTGCGCATGTTTCTCTGGAAAATAAGgtctatacatttgtatttttttagaaaatgaccaatcatttcgctagataagacccttattcctcatttggtatcatttaaagccctttgaagctgcactgaaattgtaattttgaacttcttcaaccgtctggaggcatttgaagtccattataaggagaataatcctggaatgttttcatcaaaaaccttaatttcttttcgactgaagaaagaaggacatggacatcttggatgacatgggggtgagtaaattatcaggaaaatttatatgaaagtggactaatcctttaatgctcTCACCTGTTGAAGTTACTTTAAactcaattaaaataaatgaaagctaACTATATGGAACCTAATGCAAAATTATTGGAGAATGTAGCAATATTCTGAATTTTACATTGAAGGTAAATTCATACAGAATGTATCAAATATATTGTTCAGCCCTATTGTTGCATGTGCAATTTTAGGAAAACTACTGACTCACCTGTGCCTCCATTTCAGCATTTTCTCTGAGTCCAGAGAGGGTCCTAACGTTTGATATGTTAAATGTCCTGTCCCTCTCTCTGACCATCTCCATCTCTCTTTCCTCCTCATCGTCACCTCCTTCCTCTCCTCCTGACACTACAATCAGGTCGTCGTCTCTCGAGTGCTCCGTCTTCACCACCACCCACTGTTTTCTGGGCATAATGCTCGGCTGACTGTACGACGGCCGCTTCTGGTTCGGTGAGGAATCTCCGTCTTGATACGATGAAACTCCAAAGCTGTCACTCACCCCAACCTCTTGATCGGAGACGGAGGTCGAGCCCTTGTGCTTGCCTCCCCGATCACTTTTCCTGGGAAACAAGAGCTCATCGTCGTCGTCTTCATCTTCTTCAATCATGAAACCTTCCTCTCCACCTGAGGGCATGCAATAGGTCGGGGTGGAGTGTACGGCACCCTCTCCTACTGCTCCGGTTGTCACCATGGCCCCGCCAAAGTTTGCGTCTCTAGGACTGAAGTAATTGGTGCTGCTCGGGGACTGGCTCTCGCTGAAAGAAGGTCGACTGGGAGGTTGAGGAGTAGAAGGTGCGTCTCCTCCATCCGCTTGGGTGACCTTGTTGCTGCCGCCGCTGTGTCCTGTGTTCTCCTTGTCTCCAGATCCCTGAGCTCCACTGGAACCTCCCCTGCCCTCTCTGAGAAGCTCAGTGCATTTGTCCACAATGTGCCACATTTGAAGCACACTGCCAACGGTGAGGTAGTTAACAATGTCTTCGCGGAGCATTCGCAGCTGGCCAGTGTACGCACAACTGAGGACACTCTCAAAGGCCAGGGGGTCCATGACGGCCGGGATGGAGACAGTGGACATGTTCTTCAGCAGCACCTTGCAAGCAAGAAATTAAGAACTTTGTAAGACTAATAAAGACTGCAGAGATTAATCTGATATTGTGAAATTGGTTATTTTGTgccttaaaaaacattaaaggcaaTCCCGCCTTGGAAACTGCTGCTGTAATCATATTGTCTGGCAAGTTTTTGCTCTTGTTTAATGTCTGTTGAAGAATTAGTGCAATGGTTGAATAGTTTTGAATGCATTTTTGAAATAATCCAAAAAATATGGTAAAATGTTGTTGATGACACACTTGTAATAGAGACACAATGAATTTAATGTACTACTTTCTGGCaccttttatatttaataaattatattaatatattatatattaaatatttataaaaaatacacattttacattgtatttttattataaatacatgcaATTTTTCATTGActcttttcattttcttttgagACAAAATGAGAAtgttaaaatacacatttaattgttttaaacttttttatgcatgtgtgtgtgtgtatatatcaaTAGTTAACATTTTTTATCGCAATTAATCACACACCCTTTTGTCGAATCACAATTAATCACATACTTATGAAATTAAGCATACATTATTTATCTTGTTTAACTTgtttattttgtcatcatttgttATATCCATTAAAGGAAACTATCAGATTGAAGGGTGATTCtcaaaaaaaggtaaatttaGCCGTCTTTCCAAAAAACACTAGGACAAATGTACTCTCTATGTCTATGTACTCAAATGAGACACTTTATTAATCCAATGCTATAAGGAGTCCATATAATTCAATCTAGCTGCTTCTTTAGGGCTTTTCACATTGCACTTAACCCCAGGTTATTGTCGTTCTAAACACCgcttttaaccctgggttatAAAACCCTGCTCTGGAGCAGCAGGAGTGTCAACCCCGCATTGTGGTGCAAAACTTATACAGTGTGAAACGATGCGGTGTTAAAATGTTACGACTAGATCAGATGCTTAGCAACGGATAACACATGCTTTAGGCAGTCACAGAAACACTGTGAATTGaatataaacagtaaattcagcatTTGAAAGTTCAAATTATAGAAAATGCAAGAATTTGAGTGAAGAAGAGtgtttcattcttacctttatagtcTGAAATGTCCATTCAGTATAAACTCGATAGTACAGTTGGCAATACAGGATGCACAATGCTAGAGCTTGGTAAACAGGTTGTGTGCTGCGCTTATCCAATCAATGACGCTGACACCGCAAATAAGAATGTTAACCCAGGGTTTGGGAATGTACAATGTGAAACGTCAGCTTATtaatacccaggattaattgttaaccccgggtaaattatgtgaaagtgtgaaacgtgaagcaagataacccaggattcccatggtttagaatgacccagggttaactatttcaagtgtgaaaagcccttttCTGTTGTTTCAGTAGTTGAATAAGAAATCTTGTAAGACCTAGCAACAGTAATCATGGGGGCGGTGTCATTTAGAATTTAACTTAACTTCAAAAATGTCAACTAACAGGACATGACTCTTTTACAGCATTTAGGTAAAGACATACCTGGTCATGGAAGTAAGGTGACGATGCAGCCAGCACACATCGGTGGGCCTTGAACACCTGGCCCTGAACATGGATGGAGAGGTCGCAGAGATGACCTTCTTCACGCTGCCGATTCAGGCTGTCCAGCACTGATGTCTGTACGCTGGGGAAGCACACCTGCACCACTGAACCAGTGGCCGAACCCACGGAGTCACCATAGCCTTGGTCCACTGTGGCCGACTGCATTCCTGCAAAAGGATGATTATCACAAAATAGCCATCGCATAATCATTTATTTCAATGCAAAGTCACAAAGAAGCAGAATATGTGCAGAATATTTACATTCACACACAGTTTAGTTGTAAACCAGAGTGACAACCAAATTACATGATCAATTGATTACCTTAAAGATTCTGGACTCACATTTTTAGAGAGTTCGTTTGCATAAAATTGAAATTcacattaaaaattaatgtCTTCCAGTCACTGACATGGAAAAATATCTGTATATCTAATAATTAATATGTTATACATAATTTATATGACTATATAggatataattattaaaacaagATCATAAGTATAgcctatataaaataatagctGCCGAAAAATTGAGGTTTTGATTTTCCACAGACAAAATACAGcattaattttaatcaaatatgCTTTAATTCTCTTTGGACCCAGCAAATGATAATTTAGGTCCAAAGAACAAGGGGCACTGACCAGGCAATACAAAAACACTTTGTTTATTCACTTTATTGGCGTGTCAAGAAGCCTATTTGATTAATATAGTTTCCTCAGATCCGGTTATAATGTCTCGGATGACGTGGATATTTTGCCATCTATGAAAGTTGCATTGGTGTTTGATGAACAAACACTCTGCGCTTTTGCACGCTCGCTGTCAGCgtgtattaaaattaaattcgCCACGTATAAATTCGCACATCCGTTTAAAACTGCTCGCGTCCGGAATCAGGGGGATCGCGGACTGGTCTTATTTACGTTAGCCAGCCGCTGCGAAACGAATCCGAATGGCCTTAAGAAACACGGAAGCGGATCGTCTCACATATCAGTCTATTTTTATCGATCAAAATATCTTACCGATTTAAATATCTCCGTCAGGCACTCAAAAGGGGGATTTTCATTATGATAAATCGATGTTTCCCACCGTTCGGGAATGCCGAGCGTAATGGTGGACTGACATCTGGTTTGGAGTCTGGTTTTACCTTTAAGAAATCCCAGACAGCTGCTCTAGACTCGGCCGACTAAAAAAGGAACCAAACACTGGATATCATTCTCTATTGTCATGGCAACAAGTGCTGTTTCAGAGCGCCAGAAACTATGTAATTTCTAACCATATACAACAAAATTTTAACAATATATGCCTTTATTGCAGTTTATGACATGTCACATTAgctataatatttttataaacattttaccTTGAATTTGTCTCATGTTGGTACAACTTTTACGAGTTATTCTTGTACTTTCTAAGCTTATTTAACTGCGAAAATGGACTAAATCCCTGAACCAAAAGGACATTTTACTTGAAGTGCCACAATTATTTCCCTCGTTATTTTATTctgatgtttttaattttccgTTTTTTTCTCCAGTCCATAAACGTTTCTAATATTTCTCCATAAATATTACGTTTAATTGTTTGCATATGTTCATACAcacataaatattatataaacacaacatatataacttttctatttgcacattttaaaatgtaatttattcacgTGATGGCAAAACAGAATTCTCAGCGGCCATAACT from Chanodichthys erythropterus isolate Z2021 chromosome 15, ASM2448905v1, whole genome shotgun sequence harbors:
- the zbtb22b gene encoding zinc finger and BTB domain-containing protein 22b, whose translation is MQSATVDQGYGDSVGSATGSVVQVCFPSVQTSVLDSLNRQREEGHLCDLSIHVQGQVFKAHRCVLAASSPYFHDQVLLKNMSTVSIPAVMDPLAFESVLSCAYTGQLRMLREDIVNYLTVGSVLQMWHIVDKCTELLREGRGGSSGAQGSGDKENTGHSGGSNKVTQADGGDAPSTPQPPSRPSFSESQSPSSTNYFSPRDANFGGAMVTTGAVGEGAVHSTPTYCMPSGGEEGFMIEEDEDDDDELLFPRKSDRGGKHKGSTSVSDQEVGVSDSFGVSSYQDGDSSPNQKRPSYSQPSIMPRKQWVVVKTEHSRDDDLIVVSGGEEGGDDEEEREMEMVRERDRTFNISNVRTLSGLRENAEMEAQVDYCQSSEDYLKFERGLIDQTSSQHPPENPGQCPNRAVSALLGSVQSTAARAQLFPLDMQGNQILLYNQAALESTSPIGLAGGVSGVSLKGSLEHGAVHLPSQGALGSGMEGLDGGMAGNSGKVFMCHCGKTFTHKSMRDRHINMHLDLRPFHCPVCAKKFKMKHHLTEHMKTHTGLKPYDCHGCGKKFMWRDSFMRHRSHCERRSKGDGRAGSERSVISPPHHLKLSSASESNQGSVGTRSGIPVLSPQHSISSNGVSCLSMGAPGSLLGISSQSGPHSLGSGFLGIGGNRSGGVEEVCEGNVDESSVT